Proteins from one Mesotoga infera genomic window:
- a CDS encoding type III pantothenate kinase, translating into MELLADIGNTTTVFGLQKGDLITSIWRLPSGRLETEDELFAILEDLLESKGSSIDKVDGLCVASVVPSLNRSIQYFAAKYLREPAVFLKPDRFVSLELKADNPGEIGADRLANVIGASVHYGANAVVIDVGTAITIDVLKENAFVGGSILPGPSTAMSALFSKTAKLPEVELFFEDHYLGTNTEDNIRIGIVNGTYFALAGIVENILKVFDGKVDVIGTGGNVEMFMVENGFITIKDPDLTLKGIKAYYDRVKESKKSTAG; encoded by the coding sequence ATGGAACTTCTGGCCGATATTGGTAATACTACAACTGTATTTGGATTGCAGAAAGGCGACTTGATAACCTCGATATGGAGACTACCTTCAGGGAGGCTAGAAACGGAAGACGAGCTTTTCGCGATTCTCGAAGACCTTCTCGAAAGTAAGGGTTCATCCATCGACAAAGTCGATGGCTTATGCGTTGCCAGCGTTGTACCGAGTCTAAACAGGTCGATCCAGTATTTTGCGGCGAAGTATCTTAGAGAGCCGGCTGTCTTTCTCAAGCCGGACCGGTTCGTCTCTTTGGAACTGAAGGCCGACAATCCTGGCGAGATAGGCGCCGACAGGCTAGCTAACGTGATCGGCGCTTCAGTTCATTATGGGGCGAACGCAGTCGTCATAGATGTGGGAACGGCCATTACTATAGATGTGCTTAAGGAGAACGCCTTTGTAGGAGGTTCTATACTCCCGGGTCCTTCGACAGCGATGTCAGCCCTCTTTTCCAAAACCGCGAAACTTCCTGAAGTGGAACTATTTTTCGAAGATCATTATCTTGGAACTAACACAGAAGACAACATCAGGATCGGGATAGTTAACGGTACTTACTTTGCATTGGCCGGTATCGTCGAAAATATCCTGAAAGTCTTCGATGGCAAGGTAGATGTGATAGGAACGGGTGGCAATGTCGAGATGTTCATGGTCGAGAATGGTTTCATAACGATCAAAGATCCCGACCTGACGCTGAAGGGAATCAAAGCGTATTATGACAGAGTCAAGGAAAGCAAGAAGAGTACTGCTGGTTAA
- the guaA gene encoding glutamine-hydrolyzing GMP synthase, producing MERIVVLDYGSQYTMLLARRIREFGILCTVEHPSSVVLDKDVKGIVLSGGPQSVYESGSLDIPKEVLTAGLPILGICYGMHLMVKNFGGTVSRGKKAEYGLTPVSLEDSKLLTDVPRTITAWMSHGDEVTTLPPCYRTIARSGNGVVAGMTDGRNYALQFHPEVHHTQCGTKILENFVLKVCDVSRNWKISDFAYEQVEKIREIVGNKKVIAGLSGGVDSTVAAVLTARAIGANLTGIFVNHGLMRKDEECEVPEVMKTLGINLRVVDASDTFFRKLHGVTDPERKRKIIGETFIEVFEGEASDIDADFLLQGTIYSDVIESAASSRTSDKIKSHHNVGGLPENMKLKLLEPLRELFKDEVRALGKTLGISSKFIDRQPFPGPGLGVRILGEVDAEKARILKEVDDIFLKTLEEYGEKGKIWQAFAVLLPVKSVGVKGDRRAYGYVVALRAVHSAEGMTASWYEIPHAVLREISSRITSRVPEVGRVTYDITDKPPATIEWE from the coding sequence ACATCCCTCGTCGGTAGTGCTTGATAAGGATGTGAAGGGGATTGTTCTCTCGGGAGGTCCCCAGAGCGTTTATGAGAGCGGTTCGCTGGATATTCCGAAGGAGGTTCTAACTGCCGGCCTGCCGATTCTGGGAATCTGTTATGGTATGCATTTAATGGTTAAGAACTTCGGAGGTACGGTATCCAGGGGCAAGAAGGCTGAATACGGTCTTACACCCGTATCGCTCGAAGATTCGAAGCTGTTGACAGATGTTCCAAGAACGATTACAGCTTGGATGAGCCATGGAGACGAGGTCACGACCCTTCCTCCCTGTTACAGGACGATCGCCAGGAGCGGAAACGGTGTAGTGGCAGGCATGACCGACGGCAGGAACTACGCGCTCCAGTTCCATCCTGAGGTTCACCATACACAGTGCGGTACAAAGATACTTGAAAACTTCGTTTTGAAGGTTTGTGACGTCTCGAGAAACTGGAAGATATCCGATTTCGCTTATGAGCAGGTCGAAAAAATAAGAGAGATCGTTGGTAACAAGAAGGTCATCGCCGGTCTTTCCGGTGGAGTTGATTCTACGGTGGCGGCGGTTTTGACAGCCCGGGCTATCGGCGCAAATCTGACGGGTATTTTCGTCAACCACGGATTGATGAGAAAGGATGAGGAGTGCGAAGTCCCGGAGGTCATGAAAACTCTGGGGATAAACTTGCGGGTGGTGGATGCTTCTGACACCTTTTTCAGAAAACTTCATGGGGTGACCGACCCAGAACGCAAGAGGAAGATAATTGGCGAGACCTTCATTGAAGTCTTCGAAGGAGAGGCAAGTGATATCGATGCTGACTTCCTGCTCCAGGGAACCATCTATTCCGACGTGATAGAATCGGCTGCTTCTTCAAGGACTTCCGACAAAATCAAAAGTCATCACAATGTCGGCGGACTTCCTGAAAACATGAAGCTGAAGCTTCTCGAACCTTTGCGGGAACTCTTCAAAGACGAGGTCAGAGCTCTTGGAAAAACCCTGGGCATAAGTTCGAAGTTCATAGACAGACAGCCTTTCCCCGGTCCGGGACTGGGAGTGAGGATACTGGGAGAGGTCGATGCTGAGAAAGCGAGAATTCTCAAAGAAGTCGATGACATTTTCCTCAAGACACTCGAGGAGTACGGAGAGAAGGGCAAGATCTGGCAGGCCTTCGCTGTATTGTTACCTGTAAAGAGCGTCGGGGTCAAAGGTGACAGGAGGGCCTACGGTTACGTTGTCGCTTTGAGGGCCGTTCACAGCGCCGAAGGAATGACGGCCTCCTGGTACGAGATTCCTCACGCGGTCTTGAGGGAGATTTCTTCAAGAATAACCTCTCGAGTTCCAGAAGTGGGAAGGGTTACCTACGATATAACCGACAAACCGCCAGCGACCATAGAGTGGGAATGA
- a CDS encoding B12-binding domain-containing radical SAM protein, whose translation MTESRKARRVLLVNPWIEDVSAYDYWLKPVGLLYISSILRDLGIEPILVDCLDRYDSDFLSSGGESQEKYFGTGKFHEVVISKPESMKHIPRKFKRFGIPEELLRRKLRSTGEVAGVFVTSMMTYWYNGAVDTIRVIREELPTARIVLGGIYATLLPDHAAANCGADFLCPGTGIAPIKKALECLGINAIPREDWFTALDPDYSHYTRLPYAVLLTSLGCPYRCTYCASGKLWKGFSKRDPVAIADSIENLTDREETEDVVFFDDAILFGDFKALLKELLKRKIVRRFHLPNGVHARLLDEEMAGLLYDNNFKTIKLGLETSDPSMQLSTGGKVTNEDFFKAAKNLANAGFTSREMSAYIMLNLPGQKVEDVERSLEMCGELGVYPSLNEFTPIPGTEQWKTLIEDGVFDEGIDPLLLDNSLLPHWWKKGMNASQVQALKEMEWKVRRSLDGK comes from the coding sequence ATGACAGAGTCAAGGAAAGCAAGAAGAGTACTGCTGGTTAATCCCTGGATAGAGGATGTTTCGGCGTACGATTACTGGTTGAAGCCTGTGGGTCTGCTGTACATCTCTTCAATCCTGAGGGATTTGGGAATCGAGCCCATTCTCGTGGATTGTTTGGACAGATACGACTCGGACTTTCTCTCTTCTGGCGGAGAGAGCCAGGAGAAATACTTCGGGACAGGGAAGTTTCATGAAGTGGTAATCTCCAAGCCGGAATCCATGAAGCATATACCCAGGAAATTCAAACGTTTTGGAATACCCGAAGAGCTGCTCAGGAGGAAGCTCCGTTCCACGGGCGAGGTGGCCGGAGTTTTCGTGACTTCGATGATGACCTACTGGTACAACGGGGCGGTCGATACGATACGTGTGATTCGCGAAGAATTGCCGACCGCCAGGATAGTTCTGGGAGGGATCTACGCAACGCTTCTACCCGATCACGCGGCTGCCAATTGCGGTGCCGATTTCCTCTGCCCTGGAACCGGTATCGCTCCGATAAAAAAGGCGCTCGAATGTCTCGGCATAAATGCAATACCGCGCGAGGACTGGTTTACGGCGCTAGACCCGGATTACTCCCATTACACACGCCTGCCTTACGCGGTTCTCCTGACGAGTCTCGGGTGCCCTTACAGGTGCACGTACTGTGCAAGCGGTAAACTCTGGAAGGGGTTTTCAAAGAGAGATCCTGTGGCGATAGCCGATTCGATAGAGAACCTGACCGATCGCGAGGAAACTGAAGATGTGGTTTTTTTCGATGACGCTATACTCTTCGGTGATTTCAAGGCTCTATTGAAAGAGCTTTTGAAAAGGAAGATAGTCAGGAGGTTCCACCTGCCCAATGGCGTCCACGCGAGGCTGCTGGATGAAGAGATGGCCGGGCTCCTCTACGACAACAATTTCAAGACGATCAAACTCGGACTTGAAACCTCGGATCCTTCGATGCAACTTTCGACTGGTGGAAAGGTGACGAACGAAGATTTTTTCAAGGCCGCGAAAAATCTAGCTAACGCGGGTTTTACGTCCCGCGAGATGAGCGCCTACATAATGCTCAACCTGCCTGGCCAGAAGGTGGAGGATGTTGAGCGTTCGCTGGAAATGTGTGGTGAGCTCGGGGTCTATCCAAGTTTAAACGAATTCACCCCGATACCTGGAACAGAGCAGTGGAAGACTCTCATCGAGGATGGCGTTTTTGATGAAGGGATCGACCCTCTGCTTCTTGACAATTCCCTGCTTCCCCACTGGTGGAAGAAAGGCATGAACGCGTCGCAGGTTCAGGCCCTGAAGGAGATGGAGTGGAAAGTGAGGAGGTCTCTCGATGGAAAATGA
- a CDS encoding Do family serine endopeptidase, with product MRKVFVVVLLVLVSVASLALVNEGYESPIVKVVETAGPAVVKVDVEATARYTPDDLFGFDEFFRRFFGEIPEQSRKVVALGSGFIFNKEGYIFTNEHVVAGAEKITVSLLDGSVYPAKYIGGDADLDIAVIKIDPDGRDLPIAELGDSDTLRVGEWAIAIGNPLGLKHTVTVGVISAVGRQIPKPDGNSVYSNLIQTDAAINPGNSGGPLLNIYGQVIGINTAIVDPDVGTTLGFAIPVNVALRFVDSIIATGSIQRAYLGVYLDNVTESTARSLGLKIDKGALVMDVVKGSAADKAGIKPQDVIVKFQNLEINNSSELRAAILNYPAGSEVSVVVNRFGETIELKVILGTMQEQVQATAPKEQKPAESSVLGITVNDITPSDRERLSLPEDLRGVIVSGVNTQGIVYRLGLSIDDVITRISVNGNQQAIQGVDDFKKVVDSLKKGDYIAFFIYRDGVRFVASFQY from the coding sequence ATGAGAAAAGTATTTGTAGTTGTCTTACTGGTTCTAGTATCGGTGGCTTCTCTGGCCCTGGTCAACGAAGGCTACGAAAGCCCCATAGTGAAAGTAGTGGAAACGGCCGGACCAGCGGTAGTTAAAGTTGATGTAGAAGCCACGGCAAGGTATACTCCAGACGATTTATTTGGATTCGACGAATTTTTCAGACGTTTCTTCGGCGAGATTCCCGAACAGTCGCGAAAAGTTGTGGCACTCGGTTCGGGCTTCATCTTCAACAAAGAGGGGTACATCTTTACCAACGAACATGTGGTTGCAGGAGCCGAGAAGATAACGGTCTCGCTTCTTGACGGGAGCGTTTACCCGGCCAAGTACATCGGTGGCGATGCCGATCTCGATATAGCGGTCATAAAGATAGACCCTGATGGAAGAGATCTTCCCATAGCTGAACTGGGAGATTCCGACACCCTGCGAGTTGGAGAATGGGCGATAGCCATAGGAAATCCCCTCGGATTGAAGCACACCGTTACGGTAGGAGTAATAAGCGCGGTCGGCAGACAGATACCCAAACCCGATGGAAATAGCGTATATTCCAATCTGATACAGACTGACGCGGCGATAAATCCTGGCAACAGCGGTGGACCCCTTTTAAACATATATGGCCAGGTTATCGGCATCAACACAGCGATAGTCGATCCTGATGTCGGCACAACTCTCGGCTTTGCGATACCCGTGAATGTGGCCTTAAGGTTCGTAGATTCGATCATCGCGACAGGCTCAATCCAGAGGGCTTATCTGGGAGTCTATCTCGATAATGTCACTGAATCGACAGCACGATCCCTGGGTCTAAAAATCGACAAGGGAGCTCTGGTAATGGACGTCGTGAAGGGTTCGGCTGCTGACAAAGCCGGAATAAAACCGCAGGATGTCATAGTGAAATTCCAAAATCTCGAAATCAACAATTCATCGGAACTGAGAGCTGCCATCCTCAATTATCCAGCCGGTTCGGAAGTGTCGGTCGTGGTGAACAGATTCGGTGAAACCATAGAGCTTAAAGTGATACTGGGAACTATGCAGGAACAGGTGCAGGCGACAGCCCCAAAGGAACAGAAGCCAGCCGAGAGCAGCGTTCTTGGTATTACAGTGAACGATATAACTCCATCCGATAGAGAGAGGCTTTCTCTTCCCGAAGATCTCAGAGGCGTCATAGTCAGCGGTGTGAATACGCAGGGTATCGTCTATAGACTGGGACTAAGTATCGACGATGTGATAACCAGGATAAGTGTGAACGGAAATCAACAGGCCATACAAGGTGTCGATGATTTCAAGAAGGTTGTCGATAGCTTGAAGAAGGGCGATTACATAGCCTTCTTTATCTATCGCGACGGAGTGAGATTCGTAGCCTCATTCCAGTACTAA
- a CDS encoding TIGR01212 family radical SAM protein (This family includes YhcC from E. coli K-12, an uncharacterized radical SAM protein.) produces the protein MIRKPYRDLKSYLKERYGQAVQRIPLDAGFTCPNRVGGAGGCIYCDSTGSGFTVDSRLSLLDQLQRGMDGLRKKGLGKFMAYFQANSNTFAPVERLRELYKQVLIEDVVILDISTRPDLVGEEVLELLDELSRDIDVILELGLQSVNPNTLKKINRGHTLSQFVDAAIRATKHNIETVAHVIVNLPWDTIEDVAEAARLLSVLGVKGVKIHSLYVVENTELARQYLAGETVLTSLDVFLERVVTFLEYLDEDVVVHRLVADPPIEGTLFGNWGFSKLQLLNMIEKKMIIEGRYQGSKALKVKRGK, from the coding sequence TTGATTCGTAAGCCTTACAGAGACCTGAAAAGCTACCTCAAAGAGAGATACGGCCAGGCCGTTCAAAGGATCCCTCTGGATGCGGGATTTACTTGTCCCAACAGAGTCGGTGGGGCTGGTGGATGCATCTATTGCGATTCTACCGGGAGTGGATTCACCGTTGATTCAAGGCTCTCACTTCTCGATCAGCTCCAGAGAGGAATGGACGGGCTCAGAAAAAAAGGGCTTGGGAAGTTCATGGCCTACTTTCAAGCCAACTCGAACACCTTCGCCCCGGTAGAAAGACTCAGAGAACTCTATAAACAGGTATTGATAGAAGATGTGGTCATTCTCGACATTTCTACCAGACCCGATCTGGTCGGCGAGGAAGTGCTCGAACTTCTTGATGAACTCTCCAGAGATATTGATGTGATACTTGAGCTGGGTCTTCAGAGTGTAAACCCCAACACGCTTAAGAAGATAAACAGGGGTCACACTCTCTCACAGTTCGTAGATGCGGCTATAAGGGCGACAAAGCACAACATCGAGACAGTTGCACACGTCATAGTCAACCTACCTTGGGATACAATCGAAGATGTCGCGGAGGCGGCCAGACTGCTTTCTGTACTCGGTGTGAAAGGGGTAAAAATCCATTCACTTTACGTTGTCGAAAACACCGAGCTGGCCAGGCAGTATCTGGCTGGCGAGACCGTACTCACGAGCCTGGACGTTTTTCTCGAGAGGGTGGTTACTTTTTTGGAATATCTGGACGAGGATGTGGTAGTTCACAGACTGGTCGCCGATCCGCCGATCGAGGGGACGCTTTTCGGAAACTGGGGTTTTTCAAAATTACAGCTGTTGAATATGATAGAGAAAAAGATGATAATCGAAGGTAGATACCAGGGTTCGAAAGCCCTCAAAGTTAAGAGAGGAAAGTGA
- a CDS encoding YgiQ family radical SAM protein codes for MNIPMNRKEMLRRGWNNLDIILVTGDAFVDHPSFGTALIARVLEAAGWRVGVISQPNWKNTDDISALGRPRLFFGVTSGNVDSMVANYTSSGKKRKSDDYTPGGAGGARPDRAVIVYSNLIRQVFKDVNIVLGGVEASLRRFSHYDWWSNKVRKSVLLDSKADLLVYGMGEKPILEISSRIASGELPADVPGTVVWSSNRPRGLELPSHDEVSADRRKYFESVRLLYDETNPVRGQLIYQLQDSRFVIQNPPPGIDSDDLNGFYRLPYTRQVHPVCLEKGPVKALETVKYSITTHRGCYGQCNFCAITLHQGRTVVSRSEESIMEEVSLLVKSPDFRGTITDLGGPTANMYGYECPVKLKKGACKDKRCLFPEVCATLRPDHSRYINLMEKVASVPGVKHVFISSGIRYDLILADKTYGREFLRRLIERHISGQLKIAPEHSNDRVLELMGKPSRETLEEFLQEFHELSKGKKRYVIGYFIAAHPGCRLEDMVRLRRFVAREMNYRPEQVQIFTPTPSTISTAMYFTELDGPEGRKIFVEKSFTGRMKQKAVLLGREHPK; via the coding sequence ATGAACATACCGATGAACAGAAAAGAAATGTTACGGCGTGGCTGGAACAATCTAGATATAATACTGGTTACGGGAGACGCCTTCGTCGACCATCCTTCATTTGGAACGGCGTTGATCGCAAGGGTTCTCGAAGCGGCCGGCTGGAGGGTGGGAGTGATCTCCCAGCCTAACTGGAAGAACACCGACGATATTTCGGCACTCGGAAGGCCGCGCCTCTTCTTTGGTGTTACGTCCGGCAACGTTGACTCCATGGTCGCCAACTACACCTCCTCTGGCAAAAAAAGAAAGAGCGATGACTACACTCCCGGCGGTGCGGGCGGTGCAAGACCCGACAGGGCCGTGATCGTGTATTCGAATCTTATAAGGCAGGTCTTCAAAGATGTGAATATAGTTTTGGGTGGGGTAGAGGCCAGCCTGCGAAGATTCTCCCACTACGACTGGTGGAGTAACAAAGTAAGAAAATCCGTACTCCTCGACTCCAAGGCCGATCTTCTAGTCTATGGAATGGGAGAAAAACCGATTCTGGAGATTTCCAGTAGGATAGCTTCGGGGGAACTCCCTGCAGACGTACCAGGAACGGTCGTCTGGAGTTCGAACAGACCCCGGGGGTTGGAGCTTCCCTCTCATGATGAAGTATCGGCCGATCGCCGGAAGTATTTCGAGTCGGTAAGGCTTCTTTACGACGAAACAAACCCGGTGCGTGGACAGCTTATCTACCAGCTTCAGGACAGCCGATTTGTCATACAGAATCCTCCCCCTGGAATAGATTCAGACGATTTGAACGGATTTTACCGTCTGCCATACACCAGGCAGGTCCACCCGGTCTGTCTGGAAAAGGGGCCGGTAAAGGCGCTAGAAACGGTCAAATATTCTATAACCACTCACAGAGGCTGTTATGGTCAGTGCAATTTCTGCGCCATAACACTTCACCAGGGGAGAACTGTGGTTTCCAGGAGCGAAGAATCTATCATGGAGGAAGTCTCTCTGCTGGTAAAAAGCCCAGACTTCCGCGGCACCATCACAGATCTCGGTGGACCTACGGCCAATATGTACGGCTACGAGTGCCCGGTTAAGCTGAAAAAAGGTGCCTGCAAGGATAAGCGATGCCTCTTTCCGGAGGTCTGTGCCACTTTGAGACCCGACCACTCTAGATATATCAACCTGATGGAAAAAGTCGCTTCGGTTCCCGGCGTGAAACATGTTTTCATTTCCTCGGGCATAAGGTACGATCTGATCCTCGCCGATAAGACTTACGGAAGAGAGTTTCTCAGGAGACTTATCGAGAGACACATCTCCGGTCAATTGAAGATTGCGCCGGAACACAGCAACGACAGGGTCCTCGAGCTTATGGGTAAGCCTTCTAGAGAGACTCTCGAGGAGTTCTTGCAGGAGTTCCATGAATTGTCGAAGGGCAAAAAGCGGTACGTTATAGGCTATTTCATCGCCGCCCATCCGGGATGTCGGCTGGAAGATATGGTTCGACTGAGACGATTCGTTGCCAGAGAGATGAATTACAGACCGGAACAGGTGCAGATATTCACGCCCACACCTTCGACGATCTCGACTGCTATGTACTTCACGGAGCTGGACGGGCCTGAAGGTCGAAAGATATTCGTTGAAAAATCCTTTACCGGTAGGATGAAGCAGAAGGCTGTTCTATTGGGTAGAGAGCACCCTAAATAG
- the folK gene encoding 2-amino-4-hydroxy-6-hydroxymethyldihydropteridine diphosphokinase, whose translation MENEIYLGFGSNLGDRLENLKMAFDGLKECGAVCKKVSAVFLSSPYGGVEQPDFLNCVGKFFFCGSPYSLLDAIFRIEESLGRVRSVRWGPRTIDIDILLYGEEIIESNTLTIPHSDIINRAFVLVPLLEIDSGIVDPRSGRPYSEFLDRLDRSEWPEIYMKADDFARAAGLEVK comes from the coding sequence ATGGAAAATGAAATTTATCTGGGCTTTGGAAGCAACCTCGGGGATCGTCTTGAAAATTTGAAGATGGCCTTCGATGGTTTGAAAGAGTGTGGAGCGGTTTGCAAAAAGGTATCGGCGGTTTTCCTATCCTCTCCTTATGGGGGAGTTGAGCAACCGGATTTTCTCAACTGCGTCGGCAAGTTCTTTTTCTGTGGCTCTCCGTATTCTCTGCTCGATGCGATATTCCGGATCGAGGAGTCTCTGGGGAGAGTCAGGAGCGTGAGGTGGGGACCGAGAACCATAGATATTGATATTCTTCTCTACGGTGAGGAGATAATCGAAAGTAATACTCTCACTATTCCCCACAGCGATATAATAAATAGAGCTTTCGTTCTGGTTCCGCTCTTGGAAATAGACAGCGGTATAGTCGATCCCAGAAGCGGGAGACCTTACAGCGAGTTTCTGGACAGGCTGGACCGGAGCGAATGGCCAGAGATATACATGAAAGCCGATGATTTTGCCCGTGCGGCGGGCCTGGAGGTAAAATAA
- a CDS encoding ArsB/NhaD family transporter has translation MQLFYVLSIFVVAYILIISGKLNRSTVAFAAGTLILISKIIPDFDMKEIGRLVDFNTIGILIGMMIVVGTLRTTGFFEFVAVYVVRLTKGRLRFLMTLFMVTIAVFSAFLDNVTTILLFAPVIFLVADALGVSPKAFMLAGVLMANIGGTATLIGDPPNILIGSASGFGFMDFIKIDGLISILAIIVMVIYLDRVTFKPYRNTEDKLQRLASMDPSKAILSRSGLIKSLVVFLAIIIGFLIHGLLKIEPSIIALTGAAAAMLLSGRNFAQLSEDIEWDTIFFFIGLFVLAFAIQEVGITAFISDALGVMAGNKVVLFLVLFWLSSLLSGFIGAVPAVTFLIPIISRMISRYGITTDIWWVVSIASCFGGNFSLAGAAANMVGVGLIEKNSREKLTYSDFLKFSLPVTLITLLMGTGYILVMFAI, from the coding sequence TTGCAGTTATTCTATGTACTTTCGATCTTTGTTGTCGCCTATATACTGATAATCTCCGGAAAACTAAACCGTTCTACGGTGGCATTCGCTGCCGGAACATTGATCCTGATCTCTAAAATCATACCCGATTTCGATATGAAGGAGATCGGTAGGCTTGTTGATTTCAACACTATCGGAATTCTGATCGGGATGATGATAGTAGTCGGTACCCTCAGGACAACAGGCTTTTTTGAGTTCGTGGCTGTTTATGTGGTACGCCTTACAAAAGGCAGGCTAAGATTTTTGATGACGCTTTTCATGGTAACGATAGCGGTCTTCTCGGCCTTTTTAGACAATGTGACAACGATACTTCTCTTCGCTCCGGTCATTTTTCTGGTTGCCGACGCTTTGGGTGTATCACCGAAGGCTTTCATGCTCGCCGGAGTGCTTATGGCCAACATCGGTGGTACGGCCACATTGATCGGAGATCCTCCGAACATATTGATTGGATCGGCCAGTGGTTTCGGTTTCATGGATTTTATAAAGATTGACGGTCTTATATCTATCCTGGCGATCATCGTAATGGTGATCTACCTGGACAGAGTAACTTTTAAACCCTACAGGAATACTGAAGACAAGCTTCAAAGATTGGCCAGCATGGATCCATCGAAAGCGATATTGTCCAGATCCGGTCTTATAAAGTCCCTGGTGGTCTTTCTGGCAATTATAATCGGCTTCCTGATCCACGGCCTTCTGAAAATCGAGCCTTCCATAATCGCTCTTACCGGTGCCGCGGCAGCTATGTTGCTCAGTGGGAGGAATTTCGCTCAGCTTTCAGAAGATATCGAATGGGATACTATTTTCTTCTTCATAGGTCTTTTCGTTCTCGCTTTCGCAATTCAAGAGGTCGGTATCACGGCCTTCATATCCGATGCTTTGGGAGTTATGGCTGGAAACAAAGTAGTTCTCTTTCTGGTGCTTTTCTGGTTGTCGTCGCTATTGAGCGGTTTCATAGGAGCCGTCCCTGCAGTGACTTTCCTGATACCGATAATCAGTAGAATGATATCGAGATACGGCATAACCACCGACATCTGGTGGGTAGTGTCTATAGCTTCGTGCTTTGGTGGAAACTTCTCGCTGGCCGGAGCGGCGGCTAACATGGTCGGCGTCGGACTGATCGAAAAGAACTCGCGGGAAAAACTAACTTACAGCGATTTTTTGAAATTCTCCCTGCCCGTGACCCTCATTACTCTATTAATGGGAACGGGGTATATCCTTGTGATGTTCGCTATTTAG
- the guaB gene encoding IMP dehydrogenase, which produces MMSMFDKAYTFDDVLLVPGYSDILPREVDLSSRITRKLWLKVPFISAAMDTVTEAEMARAMALMGGMGVIHKNLSIEGQAEQVERVKKAPVDRERYPLCSLDSFGRLMVGAAVGTGPETVERIEAVVRAGIDVLAIDTAHGHSKRVIDLLSLVRELYPSLQIIAGNVVTSNGTRALIEAGADAVKVGIGPGSICTTRIVAGVGYPQLSAVMECSQVARERDIPIISDGGIRYSGDIVKALAAGASSVMMGNVFAGTRECPGKSTFVGGGEYKSYRGMGSFTAMAAGSSDRYFQDGQPACKLVAEGVEGMVRAKGSVEDVFEQLAGGVRSGFGYCGAESVEFLQSKRKFVQITAAGMVESHPHDITTF; this is translated from the coding sequence ATGATGAGCATGTTCGATAAAGCTTACACATTTGATGACGTTTTGCTTGTTCCTGGTTACAGCGATATTCTCCCCAGAGAAGTGGATCTGAGTTCCAGGATCACAAGAAAGCTCTGGCTAAAGGTACCGTTCATATCGGCGGCTATGGACACAGTCACCGAAGCGGAAATGGCCAGAGCCATGGCACTAATGGGCGGCATGGGAGTGATCCACAAGAATCTCTCGATCGAGGGGCAAGCCGAGCAAGTAGAGAGAGTGAAGAAAGCACCCGTAGATCGTGAAAGATACCCTTTATGCTCTCTCGATTCATTCGGCAGACTCATGGTGGGAGCAGCCGTTGGCACGGGTCCGGAGACAGTGGAAAGGATCGAAGCGGTTGTAAGGGCCGGTATCGACGTGCTGGCGATTGACACGGCTCACGGTCATTCGAAAAGAGTCATAGATCTTCTTTCTTTGGTAAGAGAGCTTTATCCTTCTCTCCAGATCATTGCCGGAAATGTGGTGACTTCCAATGGAACTCGGGCGCTCATTGAGGCTGGTGCCGATGCAGTAAAGGTTGGAATAGGACCAGGTTCCATCTGCACGACAAGAATAGTAGCGGGTGTCGGTTATCCTCAGCTTTCGGCCGTTATGGAGTGTTCGCAGGTTGCAAGAGAGAGAGATATTCCGATTATCTCAGACGGGGGAATACGGTATTCGGGAGACATAGTGAAGGCTCTCGCTGCCGGAGCCAGCAGTGTCATGATGGGAAATGTCTTCGCCGGGACGAGAGAGTGCCCCGGAAAGAGTACATTTGTAGGTGGTGGCGAGTACAAATCCTACAGGGGGATGGGCAGTTTTACGGCGATGGCTGCTGGCAGCAGCGATCGCTATTTTCAGGATGGGCAGCCAGCATGCAAACTCGTTGCCGAGGGTGTTGAAGGAATGGTCCGGGCGAAGGGGTCGGTTGAAGATGTCTTTGAACAGCTCGCCGGAGGTGTCAGATCGGGGTTCGGGTACTGTGGGGCTGAGAGCGTGGAGTTTCTACAATCGAAGAGAAAGTTCGTGCAGATCACCGCTGCAGGAATGGTCGAGTCACACCCGCACGATATCACCACCTTCTAA